One genomic segment of Dysosmobacter sp. Marseille-Q4140 includes these proteins:
- a CDS encoding MptD family putative ECF transporter S component yields MNTQKKGMTGKDIITVGIFSAIYFVINFAFMLLSGLHPLLWILMPGLIAVFAGIPFLMMCTKVPKTGAVVLMGFITALIYFVTGQFTVVILIAFAVSCILAELCRICSHYRSFRGNALAYVFFSLGMIGSPLPVWIMRDSFLAQISQQGMPEAYVSTLAALTSPGMIVVLVGAPIVGAILGILLAKGMFRKHFEKAGIL; encoded by the coding sequence ATGAACACGCAGAAAAAAGGGATGACGGGAAAGGACATCATTACGGTGGGAATTTTCTCCGCCATCTACTTTGTCATCAACTTTGCTTTTATGCTTCTCAGCGGTCTGCATCCCCTGCTTTGGATCTTGATGCCTGGCCTGATCGCCGTATTTGCGGGTATCCCATTCCTGATGATGTGTACTAAGGTGCCAAAGACCGGCGCAGTGGTCCTGATGGGCTTTATTACGGCCTTGATCTACTTTGTTACTGGCCAATTTACGGTGGTGATTCTCATTGCTTTTGCGGTGAGCTGCATCCTGGCGGAGCTTTGCCGGATCTGTAGCCATTACCGGTCTTTCCGTGGTAATGCTCTGGCCTACGTGTTTTTCTCGCTGGGGATGATCGGCTCCCCGCTGCCTGTCTGGATCATGCGGGACAGTTTTCTGGCGCAGATCAGCCAGCAGGGAATGCCGGAAGCCTATGTCTCCACCTTGGCGGCATTGACTTCCCCGGGTATGATCGTGGTTCTGGTGGGGGCGCCTATCGTGGGAGCTATTCTGGGTATCCTGCTGGCCAAAGGAATGTTCCGCAAGCACTTTGAGAAGGCGGGGATTCTGTAA
- a CDS encoding class I SAM-dependent methyltransferase, protein MSKLGVVEDTLFVPMLGRLYASEHCPQILYDGKALELKEKLPPELLSQGRLSQYTLLASAARSANLDRIIRAFPERRPDGVIVQLGCGLETVYYRCDNGRSHWYAVDLPHVVEYRRELLPEPERETYLAGDAFAEDWIKQIRADVPDAPILVTAGGLFHYFEESKVVGLLRMLTGFGEIEIVFDSVSKSGMAMMRKKYMKQVGHGDAQMFFYVDSASVLAGKIGSGVRVLAEESYYRHIPRTGLKLSAKISMAVSDRFCMVKMVHLCHSAKFHD, encoded by the coding sequence ATGTCCAAGTTGGGCGTTGTGGAGGACACATTGTTTGTCCCCATGCTGGGCAGGCTCTATGCCAGCGAGCACTGCCCGCAGATCTTATACGATGGGAAGGCGCTGGAGCTGAAGGAGAAGCTGCCGCCCGAGCTGCTGTCGCAGGGCCGCCTGAGTCAGTATACCCTGCTGGCTTCCGCCGCTCGGTCTGCCAATCTGGACCGGATCATCCGGGCCTTTCCGGAGCGCAGGCCGGACGGTGTGATCGTCCAGCTCGGCTGTGGCCTGGAGACGGTCTATTACCGCTGCGACAATGGAAGGTCGCACTGGTATGCCGTGGATCTGCCCCATGTGGTGGAATACCGGCGAGAGCTGCTGCCGGAGCCGGAGCGGGAGACCTATCTCGCCGGAGACGCCTTTGCCGAGGACTGGATCAAGCAGATCCGCGCTGATGTGCCGGATGCTCCTATTCTGGTCACCGCTGGCGGCCTGTTCCACTATTTTGAGGAAAGCAAGGTTGTGGGACTCCTGCGGATGCTCACGGGGTTTGGAGAGATTGAAATCGTCTTTGACTCCGTGAGTAAAAGCGGTATGGCCATGATGCGGAAAAAGTACATGAAGCAAGTGGGCCACGGAGATGCGCAGATGTTTTTCTATGTGGATTCCGCATCGGTGCTGGCCGGAAAAATCGGCAGTGGGGTCAGGGTGCTGGCTGAGGAGTCTTATTACCGCCATATCCCCCGAACCGGATTGAAGCTGTCCGCCAAGATCAGCATGGCAGTTTCGGACCGATTCTGTATGGTGAAGATGGTACATCTCTGTCACAGCGCTAAATTCCATGACTAA
- a CDS encoding class I SAM-dependent methyltransferase produces the protein MQQKRNQQAEIRLGSHGEDYGSWMSNPVFYIIGGITALAVVLAVLSFSVFHITVLGVLFSVVAAALVALLVWITWIRRQYAFGGGGIMEQVHRVVLSHLDYDGQGSLLEVGCGSGALSIRAALTWPETKVTGMDYWGAVYNYSKALCEKNAASEGVASRCVFQHGDANHLDFPDESFDAVISNYVYHNVMGADMHKLLLESLRVLKKGGVFALNDDMKPKLYGDMDAFAQKLREMGYQDVRLIDTAEEAFGSHRRAAMMMLGSSQLLVGRK, from the coding sequence ATGCAGCAAAAGCGTAATCAACAAGCAGAAATTCGTCTCGGTAGCCATGGCGAAGACTACGGAAGCTGGATGTCCAATCCCGTGTTCTATATTATTGGCGGTATCACGGCTCTGGCCGTAGTTTTGGCCGTACTCTCCTTTTCGGTGTTCCACATCACGGTTCTCGGTGTTCTGTTCTCTGTTGTTGCGGCGGCGCTGGTGGCCCTGCTGGTCTGGATCACATGGATCAGGCGTCAGTATGCCTTTGGCGGTGGCGGGATCATGGAACAGGTTCACCGGGTCGTTCTCTCTCACCTGGACTATGACGGACAGGGCAGTCTCTTGGAGGTCGGATGCGGTTCCGGGGCCCTGTCGATCCGTGCGGCCCTAACCTGGCCGGAGACAAAGGTCACTGGCATGGACTACTGGGGAGCTGTTTACAATTACAGCAAGGCCCTCTGTGAGAAAAACGCCGCAAGTGAAGGTGTGGCCTCCCGGTGTGTATTCCAGCATGGCGACGCCAATCATCTGGATTTCCCCGATGAGAGTTTTGATGCGGTCATCAGCAACTATGTCTACCATAATGTCATGGGAGCCGATATGCACAAGCTGCTGCTGGAGAGCCTGCGGGTGCTGAAAAAAGGAGGCGTCTTTGCTCTGAACGATGATATGAAGCCCAAGCTGTACGGCGATATGGATGCCTTTGCGCAAAAGCTGCGGGAGATGGGCTATCAGGATGTCCGGCTCATTGATACCGCAGAAGAAGCCTTCGGCTCCCACCGCCGGGCTGCCATGATGATGCTGGGATCTTCCCAGCTGCTTGTCGGCAGAAAGTAA
- a CDS encoding class I SAM-dependent methyltransferase, with protein sequence MGQEERIQNAYRGLGGKRTFYDGMITCSTLSGRAVCRLIWGMDRAETQDYLSAALSGIPEGFSGRLLEVPVGTGILTMPLYREMPEAEVTCLDYSPEMLERAKSRGEGLVHVCFQQGDVGALPFGDGSFDIVLSLNGFHAFPDKEAAWREIFRVLRPGGIFCGCFYVRGQNRRTDWIIRRLYVPKGYFTPPFETAESLWHRLEETFGPAKVRTVQGIASFVCRKAKEKHP encoded by the coding sequence ATGGGACAAGAAGAGCGGATTCAAAACGCCTACCGGGGATTGGGAGGCAAACGGACATTTTATGATGGCATGATCACCTGTTCCACCCTGTCAGGCCGAGCGGTATGCCGCCTGATATGGGGAATGGATCGGGCGGAAACCCAGGACTACCTTTCCGCCGCCCTTTCCGGAATACCGGAGGGGTTTTCCGGAAGACTGCTGGAAGTCCCCGTGGGTACCGGCATACTGACCATGCCCCTCTATCGGGAAATGCCGGAGGCGGAGGTCACCTGCCTGGATTACTCGCCGGAGATGCTGGAGCGGGCAAAATCCCGGGGCGAGGGACTTGTCCATGTGTGCTTTCAGCAGGGGGATGTTGGGGCGCTGCCTTTTGGGGATGGCAGTTTCGACATCGTGCTCTCGCTCAACGGGTTTCATGCGTTTCCGGATAAGGAGGCCGCCTGGCGTGAGATCTTTCGTGTACTGCGGCCAGGCGGGATCTTCTGCGGCTGCTTCTATGTGAGGGGGCAAAACCGCCGCACCGACTGGATAATCCGCAGGCTGTATGTGCCAAAGGGCTATTTCACCCCGCCCTTTGAGACGGCGGAGAGCCTGTGGCATCGTCTGGAGGAAACATTCGGGCCGGCAAAGGTTCGCACCGTTCAGGGCATAGCCTCTTTTGTCTGCCGGAAGGCGAAGGAGAAACACCCGTAA
- a CDS encoding ZIP family metal transporter yields MPIELWQGLLIPFAGTTLGAACVFFMRNNLGEMVQRALTGFAAGVMVAASIWSLLLPAMEQAADMGRWSFVPAVAGFWLGILFLLGLDRLIPHLHRGNAEAEGIKSSLGKTTMLTLAVALHNIPEGMAVGAVYAGWLYGDSGITLAGALALSLGIAIQNFPEGAIISMPLKAEGFSKSRSFLYGTLSGAVEPIGAILTILLAGILVPVLPYALSFAAGAMVYVVVEELIPEMSVGKHSNIGTILFAVGFTLMMTLDVALGA; encoded by the coding sequence ATGCCGATTGAACTATGGCAAGGGCTGCTGATCCCTTTTGCCGGGACGACGCTGGGGGCGGCCTGCGTCTTTTTTATGCGGAACAATTTGGGTGAGATGGTACAGCGTGCGCTCACCGGCTTTGCGGCAGGAGTCATGGTGGCGGCTTCCATCTGGAGCCTGCTGCTGCCCGCAATGGAGCAGGCAGCGGACATGGGGCGGTGGTCCTTTGTCCCCGCCGTTGCGGGGTTCTGGCTCGGCATCCTGTTCCTGCTGGGCCTGGATCGGCTGATTCCGCATCTGCACCGCGGCAACGCGGAGGCCGAGGGCATCAAAAGCAGTCTTGGAAAGACGACCATGCTGACCTTGGCTGTGGCGCTGCACAATATTCCGGAGGGAATGGCGGTAGGGGCGGTCTATGCCGGGTGGCTCTACGGAGACAGCGGTATCACGCTGGCGGGGGCGCTGGCTCTTTCTCTGGGGATTGCCATTCAAAACTTCCCGGAGGGCGCGATCATTTCCATGCCCCTGAAAGCGGAGGGGTTCTCCAAATCCCGCTCCTTCCTGTATGGGACGCTGTCCGGCGCAGTGGAGCCAATAGGCGCCATCCTGACCATCCTGCTGGCGGGGATTTTGGTTCCGGTGCTGCCCTATGCGCTGAGCTTTGCCGCCGGAGCGATGGTCTATGTGGTAGTGGAGGAATTGATCCCGGAGATGTCAGTGGGAAAGCACTCCAATATAGGGACTATTCTGTTTGCAGTCGGTTTTACCCTCATGATGACGCTGGATGTGGCGCTGGGTGCTTGA
- a CDS encoding helix-turn-helix transcriptional regulator, which produces MQTEFPERYITLGLKIAYYRKKAGLTQEVLAERIGKSVNFVGQVEGTGTIRGVSLETLFKIAQVLKIQPSKLLEDD; this is translated from the coding sequence ATGCAGACAGAGTTTCCTGAACGATATATTACTCTGGGCTTAAAAATCGCCTATTACAGAAAAAAGGCAGGATTGACACAGGAGGTTCTTGCTGAACGGATCGGAAAAAGTGTTAATTTTGTCGGCCAGGTAGAAGGAACAGGAACAATTCGGGGTGTATCCTTGGAGACCCTGTTCAAAATTGCCCAAGTATTGAAGATTCAGCCCTCCAAACTGTTGGAGGACGACTGA
- a CDS encoding ABC transporter ATP-binding protein, which translates to MIETFRSIWRFAGEEQRNVRRSVIACFFNAVFHMFEIAAIYYTILALLDGKTGPATAWQALGLLAVSILGSAVTRYFSQLEQTHAGYFMAANKRVVIGQRMKSVPMGYFNDNSLGELTGVCTTVLDNVESVAPMVLVTMLGGLLNALVFTVMILIFDWRIGLIVVVATAVYLFITSAMEQRSASLAPHRQKSEAKLVEAVLEYVQGMSVVKSFNLTGRGDRTLQEALEYNCRSNLNIEKMFTPYIMAQGIALQLGSVAMMLSAVWFYLSGTMILANALMVVIMSFLVFAQISSAGSGMSLLRIVSSCMAHADETDAMPQLAETGRAGTPRDHGITFDHVSFSYDQRPILRDVSFSIPDRTTTAIVGPSGSGKTTLCNLIARFWDVESGAVLVGGQNVKDYTLEGLMDQISMVFQKVYLFADTVENNIKFGCPNATHEEVVAAAKKACCHDFILTLPQGYDTVIGEGGSSLSGGEKQRISIARAILKDAPIVILDEATANVDPENEDRLQKAIEALTRDKTILMIAHRLKTVRNADQILVLDGGQIVQRGTHSQLMAQEGLYQAFVSGRKESGQWKL; encoded by the coding sequence ATGATTGAGACATTCAGAAGCATCTGGCGGTTTGCCGGTGAGGAACAGCGCAACGTCCGGCGTTCGGTGATCGCCTGCTTTTTCAATGCGGTGTTCCATATGTTTGAGATCGCCGCCATCTACTACACCATCCTGGCTCTGCTGGATGGAAAAACCGGCCCTGCCACGGCGTGGCAGGCGCTGGGCCTGTTGGCAGTCAGTATTCTGGGCAGCGCCGTGACCAGATATTTCTCCCAGCTTGAGCAGACCCACGCAGGGTACTTCATGGCGGCAAATAAGCGCGTTGTCATCGGGCAGCGGATGAAATCCGTCCCTATGGGCTACTTCAACGACAACAGCCTGGGAGAGCTCACCGGGGTCTGCACCACCGTGCTGGACAATGTGGAGTCTGTGGCTCCTATGGTACTGGTGACCATGTTGGGTGGGCTGCTCAACGCTCTGGTCTTTACGGTGATGATCCTGATTTTTGACTGGCGGATCGGTCTTATTGTGGTGGTGGCCACCGCGGTTTATCTGTTTATCACCTCTGCCATGGAGCAAAGATCCGCCTCGCTCGCCCCGCACCGTCAGAAATCCGAGGCCAAGCTGGTGGAGGCGGTACTGGAGTATGTGCAGGGCATGAGCGTGGTGAAGTCCTTCAACCTCACCGGACGGGGTGACCGCACCTTGCAGGAAGCACTGGAATACAATTGCCGCAGCAATCTGAACATCGAAAAGATGTTTACCCCTTATATCATGGCGCAGGGGATCGCGCTCCAGCTGGGAAGCGTGGCCATGATGCTCTCAGCGGTATGGTTCTATCTCTCCGGGACCATGATCCTGGCCAACGCCCTGATGGTGGTCATCATGTCCTTCCTGGTCTTTGCTCAGATCTCCTCGGCGGGCAGCGGTATGTCCCTGCTGCGTATCGTCAGCAGCTGCATGGCCCATGCTGATGAGACGGACGCCATGCCTCAGCTGGCAGAGACCGGTCGGGCCGGCACGCCCAGGGATCACGGCATTACCTTCGACCATGTTTCGTTCTCTTATGACCAGCGGCCTATCCTGCGGGATGTATCCTTCTCCATCCCGGATAGAACCACCACCGCCATCGTGGGTCCCAGCGGCTCCGGGAAAACCACGCTGTGCAATCTCATCGCCCGGTTCTGGGATGTGGAGAGCGGCGCCGTCCTGGTGGGCGGTCAGAATGTGAAGGACTATACCCTGGAGGGCCTGATGGATCAGATCTCCATGGTATTCCAGAAGGTCTATCTCTTTGCCGACACGGTGGAAAACAACATCAAGTTTGGATGCCCCAATGCCACCCACGAGGAAGTGGTGGCTGCGGCGAAGAAAGCCTGTTGCCACGACTTCATTCTCACCCTGCCCCAAGGCTATGACACCGTCATCGGCGAGGGTGGTTCCAGTCTTTCCGGCGGCGAGAAGCAGCGCATCTCCATTGCTCGGGCTATCCTGAAGGATGCTCCCATCGTGATTCTGGATGAAGCCACCGCCAATGTAGACCCGGAGAATGAGGACCGACTGCAAAAGGCCATCGAAGCCCTGACCCGGGACAAGACTATCCTGATGATCGCTCACCGGCTGAAGACGGTCCGCAATGCGGATCAGATCCTGGTGCTGGACGGCGGACAGATCGTTCAGCGAGGCACACACAGCCAGCTCATGGCCCAGGAGGGCCTGTATCAAGCGTTCGTATCTGGCCGTAAAGAGTCCGGTCAGTGGAAGCTCTAA